One genomic window of Candidatus Limnocylindria bacterium includes the following:
- a CDS encoding EVE domain-containing protein, giving the protein MPELKNHWLIVTSPDNYEKTRKLRFTQQGVKSRHRRKAERMAPGDRVCWYLTGIQAFAATATITSPYFEGSEPIWVSEKTGDTYPWRFKIKKDHAVDPDRAIRAESLLGKLTHVKRWPKEHWRLAFQGNVHELDAKDFDVIEAAIAAAEAQRSAA; this is encoded by the coding sequence ATGCCTGAGCTTAAGAATCACTGGCTGATCGTCACGAGCCCCGACAACTACGAGAAGACGCGCAAGCTGCGCTTCACGCAGCAGGGTGTGAAGAGCCGGCACCGGCGCAAGGCCGAGCGCATGGCACCGGGCGATCGCGTGTGCTGGTACCTCACCGGCATCCAAGCGTTCGCGGCGACGGCGACGATCACGTCGCCGTACTTCGAAGGCAGCGAGCCGATCTGGGTGAGCGAGAAGACCGGCGATACGTATCCGTGGCGCTTCAAGATCAAGAAGGATCACGCGGTCGATCCCGATCGCGCGATCAGAGCCGAGTCGCTGCTCGGGAAGCTCACGCACGTGAAGCGCTGGCCGAAGGAGCACTGGCGGCTCGCATTCCAGGGCAACGTCCACGAGCTCGACGCGAAGGACTTCGACGTCATCGAAGCGGCGATCGCCGCGGCAGAGGCCCAGCGGAGCGCGGCCTGA
- the moaD gene encoding molybdopterin converting factor subunit 1, which produces MHVLVRLFASYREAAGVGRMELELPPGATVKDAIARIVKDHPLIAEGRQVVIAKNHEYVAPDEPLADGDEVALIPPVSGGATTVAPIVVSGSALSVDDALAAVRDSGFGGIVVFLGTVRDRSRGKRVTHLEYEAYAEMAETKMREIAQRLQTKHAPLRLVMHHRIGDLAIGDIAVIVAAGAPHRDAAFTAARAAIDELKTVVPIWKKEHSDDGAVWIEDHA; this is translated from the coding sequence ATGCACGTGCTGGTGCGGCTATTCGCCTCGTACCGCGAGGCCGCCGGCGTCGGTCGGATGGAGCTGGAATTGCCGCCGGGAGCGACCGTCAAGGACGCGATCGCGAGGATCGTCAAAGACCACCCGCTCATCGCCGAGGGCCGCCAGGTCGTCATCGCGAAGAATCACGAATACGTGGCGCCGGACGAGCCGCTCGCGGACGGCGACGAGGTCGCCCTCATCCCGCCCGTCTCCGGTGGCGCCACGACCGTCGCGCCGATCGTCGTTTCCGGCTCGGCCCTGTCTGTCGACGACGCGCTCGCCGCGGTGCGCGACTCCGGGTTCGGCGGCATCGTCGTGTTCCTCGGGACGGTGCGCGACCGCAGCCGCGGCAAACGCGTGACGCATCTCGAGTACGAGGCCTACGCCGAGATGGCCGAGACGAAGATGCGCGAGATCGCGCAGCGGCTCCAGACCAAGCACGCGCCACTGCGCCTTGTGATGCATCACCGGATCGGCGACCTCGCGATCGGCGACATCGCCGTCATCGTCGCCGCCGGCGCGCCGCATCGAGACGCCGCGTTCACCGCCGCTCGCGCCGCGATCGACGAGCTGAAGACGGTCGTGCCGATCTGGAAGAAGGAGCACTCGGACGATGGGGCGGTCTGGATCGAGGATCATGCCTGA